One window from the genome of Mucilaginibacter ginsenosidivorans encodes:
- the hutI gene encoding imidazolonepropionase gives MKLTGPFTQILPLAGLPLKGAIADDQLQIITSGGVLTENGLVVEVGNFEKLRKDHPKATTEEVEGDQVLLPGFIDCHTHICFAGNRAKDYAMRIAGKSYLEIARSGGGIWDSVTQTRGATQEQLVDLLAQRVDRHLKDGVTTIEVKSGYGLSVEQELKQLRAIRAAAENSQADLVATCLAAHILPKDFGGPASEYLEHILNNLLPKIKKENLAGRVDIFIEDSAFNASNSTCYLSVAKQMGFDITVHADQFTPGGSEVAVKAGAVSADHLEASTEKEIKGLVASVTVAVALPGASLGLGIGFAPARRLLDAGACLAIASDWNPGSAPMGDLLMQASILGAYEKLTTAETFAALTYRAAKALNLNDRGTLQKGSLADMQAYPCKDHRQILYQQGKLKPARVWRKGEIL, from the coding sequence ATGAAACTAACCGGTCCATTCACCCAAATACTGCCCTTAGCGGGTTTACCGCTGAAGGGCGCTATCGCGGATGATCAATTGCAGATCATTACGAGCGGCGGGGTATTGACCGAAAATGGGCTGGTTGTTGAAGTGGGGAATTTTGAAAAATTACGTAAGGATCACCCCAAAGCTACGACTGAAGAGGTTGAGGGCGACCAGGTGCTGCTCCCCGGCTTTATCGATTGCCATACGCATATCTGCTTTGCCGGCAACCGGGCTAAAGATTATGCCATGCGAATTGCTGGCAAAAGTTATTTGGAAATAGCCAGGTCGGGCGGGGGTATATGGGATTCGGTAACACAAACAAGGGGGGCCACGCAGGAGCAATTAGTTGACTTACTGGCGCAAAGAGTTGACCGCCATTTGAAAGACGGGGTAACTACCATCGAGGTAAAAAGCGGTTATGGGCTGAGTGTTGAACAGGAGTTAAAACAGTTAAGAGCGATCAGGGCCGCAGCTGAAAACAGCCAGGCGGATCTGGTAGCAACTTGCCTTGCCGCGCATATTTTACCAAAGGATTTTGGCGGACCGGCGTCCGAATACCTGGAGCATATCCTGAACAATTTGCTCCCGAAGATCAAAAAAGAAAACCTGGCCGGCCGGGTAGATATATTTATTGAAGACAGCGCCTTCAACGCATCAAACTCCACCTGCTACCTCAGCGTAGCCAAACAAATGGGCTTTGATATAACCGTACATGCCGACCAGTTTACACCCGGCGGCAGCGAGGTGGCGGTGAAAGCCGGCGCTGTGTCTGCCGATCATTTGGAGGCCAGTACAGAAAAAGAAATTAAAGGATTAGTTGCTTCCGTTACGGTTGCAGTTGCTTTGCCAGGCGCATCCTTAGGTTTGGGTATAGGTTTTGCCCCCGCACGCCGTTTACTGGATGCGGGGGCCTGCCTGGCTATCGCCAGCGACTGGAACCCCGGCTCGGCGCCTATGGGCGACCTGCTGATGCAGGCATCCATCCTGGGCGCGTATGAAAAACTGACCACCGCAGAAACATTTGCAGCACTAACCTATCGCGCAGCAAAAGCACTAAATTTGAATGACCGCGGAACTTTGCAAAAAGGCAGCCTGGCTGACATGCAGGCCTACCCCTGCAAGGATCACCGCCAAATACTGTATCAGCAGGGGAAATTGAAACCCGCAAGGGTTTGGCGTAAAGGAGAAATATTATGA